The Terriglobales bacterium genome contains a region encoding:
- a CDS encoding pyridoxamine 5'-phosphate oxidase, whose amino-acid sequence MSTSSSSMGKHAGPGVEQPSIPEPSFAERARTLLQLVRVGSLSTMSRKRPGFPFGSVMPYALDKAG is encoded by the coding sequence GTGTCGACTTCATCTTCATCCATGGGCAAGCATGCCGGTCCTGGCGTCGAGCAGCCTTCCATTCCCGAGCCATCGTTCGCCGAACGGGCACGCACGCTGCTGCAGCTGGTGCGCGTTGGGAGTCTGTCCACGATGTCTCGGAAACGACCGGGCTTTCCTTTCGGCTCGGTCATGCCCTACGCGCTCGACAAAGCTGGA